Within Babylonia areolata isolate BAREFJ2019XMU chromosome 3, ASM4173473v1, whole genome shotgun sequence, the genomic segment ACTGGATTGTCTTCGTCGAAACCTTCAAACGACATTTGCACCTGTTTGAAACCCCCGTGGGTTTTCACATTTTAGCGTCATTGAGTAGCAACAGCGCTGGAAATGTGCAAATCCACGGCACACgagcgtgcacacgcacacacacacacacacacacacacacacacgcgcgcgtgctcatacaccccccccacacacacatacacactgacactgtctctttctctctcacacacacacacgcacacacacacattcagtgggacacacacatacacgcgcgcacacacacatacaccgtcactggcacacatactggcacacacacacacacacacacacacacacacactgacacacatcttgGCGTGGTGTATGAATACTCACGTGATGCATGTATTGTCACACTGGCGTAACTGTGATACACCAGTTCGGTCCGGCGTTCAGTTGAAAACATGccacacaaacactgaaatggacaacaaatcaaacaatacccacacacaaacacacacgcgcgcgcgcgcacacacacacacacacacacacacgcacactgcttCAAAATCTTAAATAGAAGCTACGTGTGCCGCGTGATCTGCATGTGCTTATTTCCATAATATGTACGCGCATGTGACTTATTCATTGAATATGCATGACGGTGTGTTTATTAATACCGAATAGTAGTACAGTAagaatagcagtagtagtagtagtagtagttgttcagCAATTTCATTCAACATCTTTCACGTACATGATATTACGTGAGTGtatcagtttatgtgtgtgttattcattatttcttcgatcatcaatttatttattcagtttatttatttacaagtcaatattatcaattatttcctggtgccattttttttttttttcttgaacgcGATCGCGCGCatatctgtgaatgtgtgtatggttttgctcgcgcacactgcacacacaattctgtagaaatttCAGAATACAAGTTAAACAACGATCTGCTATTTGGAGTTCCTGGTTTCCACAGCCAGTTCGCTGATGCAATTTCAGAGACATGCTCTTCCAACAGGTTCACCTGTTTCTGTGGCGTTATCGCAAGTAGGTCAGGGAGCCGTGTGCAAAAATGCGCGGCTTCGACCAGGTCAGAGACACGAGACATTCCAAAACATAATTGACAAGGCAGACAGTTGTGCTTGTTCTTCAGCTCGTTTCCGTTCTACCAGCACCCCCCCTCTCAAATCAACAATGTCTGATACCAAGCTTGAGTACGGTACGTTATGTTTTGTGTAtgatattaattttgttgttcatTCTTTGAGTTGTCAACTGATGTCCTTTGGGTAACATGACATGCACAGTGTTTCAGTAGCATAGCACTGCACAGCTGATGTGTATAATGACGATGTCACGTGCATTACCTGGTAATTGATTTGTTGAGATGCAAAACCGGAAAGCCTCTTGTGTGGCTTTTTGAACGAAATGAACCAATATGCATCATTGATGTAGCACTGTCTCATcatctttatttattaattattattattattattatttattattttttaattatattattattattaattaatttatttatatatatatatatttattttattttattttgtatgcttatagttgacttcatgaagtttttgcgccttatacatattattattattagtagtagttctttttcttttctcaaggtctgactaagcgcgttgggttacgctgctggtcaggcatctgcttggcagatgtggtgtagcgtatatggatttgtccgaacgcagtgacgcctccttgagctactgaaactgaaactgaaactgcctcatcatcttaaaaaaaacaacaacccccccaaaaaaaaacaacatgaaagagTTCTTTAAGTATTATTTAGGTCATTAATTTTTTAATGTTCGAGAGTGAACATATCTGTGGTAGGAGCGGCAGAAAAGAAAACGCTTCCTTCATATGGTATGTGCCGGCACTGAGCTTTTACGTTTGTGTCATGATCGGCGTGATTGTCTCGACATTGTTCAGttgtcatgtgtgagtgtgtgtgcgcgcgctccagCGCAACGAAATGATCATTGATGATCTTTTTCATTCATACCGTACGTATACTGCGGATGCACTGCGGATTTTTCTAGGTTTTTTTTCGTTCATCATTCCGACCGCTCCTATGCGTTACATTATTTGCCGCCTGGGTCAATGTAACAGTGTCATCAGTTACTAAGAGTAAAAGTTTGAATTGAAGGCGACACAAGCCCGAATATCAGAGAAAAAAGGCTGCAACTTAAGTTTGCTAAGTTAACGTTTGACTGAAATAAaactggcaatatccacaatttccgCCCAGTAAAGACACTGAGAACGAGTCGTGAAAACAACAGGCGCAGACattcactctgccagtcacacagaggagtggaggggaagaattgTAGAtattccgcgactaagccattattgtctgtagtagggggcttagtaggtggtgtcctaagtacgttaaaacagaacaggcaccactgaacaccaccgaagtgactcagcagcagtgcagggtctcctctggtgtgtggcctcatggcgacctaacatcgatggttccctgtggactgccgacgctggaactgtgacggacgaacccgggtgtggccgtgtatgggggaatgcaaatgagcggcgtgggagtaatgccactgaaacggtgcagatgatggggcagcaaaaaaaaaaaaaaagaaaaaagaaagaattgtaGATATAAAACCATAAAAttaacacacaccccctccccccagcctccaGTCAGTATATAATGGACTGGCCGGACTATGAGGAAAACTGCTGCTGTACCACTTTCTGATCCCCTCCTCAGCAATGACGAGGTTTAAGAGGTATCAAGGGAAATAATGTTTTCTGTAGGTTGAATCGTAGTtcgtttgctttttcttctttcccaaaTTTGGCAGAGGGGGCTGTCTTTGAACTCGTATCGCTTTCAGTGTTCTTGCTCTATTCCCCTAATACCACCGTGAACATTTACGTTTTATAGTATGaaagtactctttttttttcttgtcttttatcTACATTTTAAAATCATACTCTATTACCACTGAACACACAGTATAATATCTAAAAGAAAATCACTATTAGATAGAACaaaaaagatacataaataaCTGAActgtagccaccaccaccacatcaaaaaTCACACAGGACTATTTCGTGTTACCTCTGCACATAGCATGGGAGGAGGGAATATAATGTCAAAGACTAGGAATCCTTGTCCCACAAAATAACCATAGAACATTCTCAAAGAATGCTCGATTTCAACACGACAATAACATCACTGTGAAAAGACTTTACGAAAACAAGGAACTGACAACCTGAGGGGACCAGCAAAGGGTCATGAACATCAGAGTGGACAGCAGACACAAGACCAGATATAAGCTTTGTGGTTTTAACAGTATGGAAGGAACGGGGAGGGTCTAGAGGACGCTATCCACAATAATCAAACCCTAGctcagatagtcggaacagcagttacttcctctgctgttctgatggtcaagtcGAACACGACTGTCATACACACGTCCAGAAgactaagtctctctctctctgtacaggtGCCGGCTGCACTGAGGCCTGCAAGGAGACGCCCTGTGGATGTGCCGTCACGGGCTGTAAGTGCACGGGCGACTGCAAGTGCCCGTCCTGCAGATGCAACTGTGCAGGTATGCAGGAACGGTGTCGTTTTCGTCTGCGCGGCTAAGGCTTCACGTCACAACTCCCCCTCCGGTCCCCGCCACCTCCTCcggcccactccctcccccactagCTTATTTTCCACTGTTCCTaggtcttccccctccctcccccactagcTTATTTTTCACTGTTCCTAggtcttcccccttcctcccccactagCTTATTTTCCACTTTTCCTAggtctttcccctccctccctcactagcTTATTTTTCACTGTTCCTaggtcttccccctctctcccccactagcTTGTTTCCCACTGTTCCTAGGTcttccccgtccctcccccactAGCTTGTTTCCCACTGTTCCTAGGTcttccccgtccctcccccactAGCTTATTTTTCACTGTTCCTaggtcttccccctccctcccccactagcTTATTTTCCACTTTTCCTaggtcttccccctccctcccccactagcTTGTTTTCCACTGTTCCTaggtcttccccctccctcccccactagcCTATTTTCCACTGTTCCTAgatctttcccctccctccctcactagcTTATTTTTCACTGTTCCTaggtcttccccctccctcccccactagcTTATTTTCCACTGTTCCTAGATCTTTTGTCTGCTGCCCCCTCTGATGTTCATGACCCTTTGCTGGTCCCCTCAGGTTGTCAGTTCTTTGTTTTCGTAAAGTCTTTTCACAGTGACGTTATTGTCGTGTTGAAATCGAGCGTTCTTTGAGAATGTTCTATGGTTATTTTGTGGGACAAGGATTCCTAGTCTTTGACATTATATTCCCACCCTTGCTATGTGCAGGTAACACGAAATAGTCCTGTGTGAtttttgatgtggtggtggtggctacagTTCAGttatttatgtatcttttttGTTCTATCTAATAGTGATTTTCTTTTAGAGATTATATTGTGTGTTCAGTGGTAACAGAGTATGATTTTAAAATGTAGATAAAAgacaagaataaaacaaaaaagagtaCTTAACAATACATTGCTTTCATCATTTATCCTGTCATCAGTATAGTGAATCGCTGGAAGAAATGAATGCTCTACAAACGTTTAACAGCAATTAGAGTGCTTTAAAGCAAGCCAGGGACTTGAAAAGGTTGCCTTCaaagcttttaactctctccatacgaacggcgaaagagacgacgttaacagcgtttcaccccaattaccatcatcaaaatattgcaagcggaaggctcttatactgaagaggtgaatgttgacaaagaataccacaattctgacgacggaagctaaaggttgggtcattcagacacctactggacatccgaggggtctctgtagaggagaagagaggactggccgtactgagtgagttaactgaacaAATGTTGTGAGAAAAACTGTATATGTACACCatgttttgtcgtcgtcgtcttcatcccCGAACCACATTttacattattttttgtttgtttcagaatcagtttatttaataataataataataataataatggtacttatatagcgctgaatcttgtgcagacacaaatctaagcgctttcgcaccagtcattctcacgcacgcataactctaaaactggagagtcTAACTCTAAAATATTTCAGTTACTGAAGGGGGCCCCACAGCGTGACTGGGACAaatctgatccatatacgctacactacatctgctaagcagatgcctgactagcagcgtaacccaacgtgtttagtcaggccttgagggcaaataagaagaaaaagagtccATGCGTGAAATAAGATTCAAAAGTGAAcaaaatagataagtaattatATTAATGAATTGATGTagtaaacaaaaattaaaagaatgaattataaatggataaataaatgtcataaatgataatgattatttcaTTCTTACAGATGGCAACTGCAAATGCAGACAGGGATGCACCGGGCCCAGCACCTGCAAGTGTGACCCCTCATGCAGCTGCAAGAAttgaaccccccaccaccaccccttcccaccacacccCATTTTGTTCTCTTTTGAGAATATAATATCTGTTATCATTTGTccatttttttccttgtttttttttccatccatcgTTCCATTTCGCCAGAACTCTCAACAGCATTAaagtcaaactgaaaaaaaaaaaacccacaaaaactgaCCGTatgaacaaaagagaaaaaaatccatgAGTATGACACTGAGCAGGCAGCAACTCTGAATATTGtctgtcttcatcgtcatcgctcgctctctctgattTGTTCTTTAATCACCTCCCACAAATAGTGGAGTTTGTCTCGTGTAATTAAGAGCGgcgaatagaaaaagaaaagatcatgAAATTTTGTGATTTACATACAGAAAATGTCATTCGATTGTTAAGATTTTTGCTCAGATCAAacttctgaattaaaaaaaaaaaaaaaattgtctattCCCAATCTGGTCACATCCCAATCCCTTTTCTAATGTTAATCCAACCATAGTGGGATGAGTGAAATTGTTGAAGGAAAATGTGATATCGTTGGGAGAAATTCACCAATAAATTGTCAATGAAACGCCaaatctttgtctgtgtgtttttgcagTGAAGTGTGGTTGCCagtgtgctttctctctctcttgtctctctctctcttcctctttggttgctagtgtttctctctctctctctctctctctctctctctctgtctctctctgtggttgccatcgtttctctgtctctgtctgtctgtctgtctctctctgtgtggttgccatcgtttctctgtctctgtctgtctgtctgtctctctctctctctctgtggttgccatcgtttctctgtctctgtctgtctgtctgtctctctctctgtggttgccatcgtttctctgtctctctctctccctctctctctctctgtatgctgtcttatgcatgtatgtacacatgtgacTTGTGCCTTGGAAATGTGTAAGAGTAAATACCAACAAAAAATTATCACGCACACCATAAAAGATATcaaaaactagtcaaataagaactcacagtCGCTCACGACAGATTGAAACGAGTGCGCATTATGACAAAATATTGTACaacaatgtataaaaaaaataaaccccaACAAAATCCAGCAAATAATGTATATGTAagtataatgcacacacacacacacacacacactcgcgcgcgcgcattaagacaataaggtattgcacaacaatgtaaacaaataataaCATCCAACAGATAAATCGCATATCTAagtaaaaggcacacacacacacacacacacacacacacacacacacacacatatgtatggacgcacgcacacgcacacaacatttTTATCACCAATAGATATAGTAAATTAACATAGATATACATGaaatccattgaaaaaaaaagcagcaaaagaaaaaaacacaacaacaaacaaacaaataaaaccccccacaaaaacacacgcccATCCACCCTTCACTCCTTCACCAATGTTCAAAGATAGAAGACAGTGTCGGTAGGTGGGATCAACGCAATCTATATACCCCGGATGGTATTATGAAAgtttccccctcctctaccccctactTTTTTAAAACCACCTCATATTTTTGCACACCGAACGCACGCAAAACATAGCATTTACTTCGTTCACACTCATAGTTTTCAAACTGCTcagagaataatgatgatgatgatgatgttaattattgttgtttgtcaATGGTTCTCAAGCTACCAGTGAATTAttgttatgataataattattttattattcgtTTCGGAACAAGTGAACAGAGTCAACTTGGAATGAGCTCGTGCATGCACTTGGAGAGTGGtagtgttgatggtggaggtgttgggggtacGGAAAGTGGAGAATAAAGGGAGATAATTCGTCACAAGGTTCGATCACGGAAAAGGGTGAGCTCGGCTGAGATCGCCATTGAAGAGATCTTTTTCAACGGTACCAGGACAGCTAtcgagacaagacagagaaagaataatgTTCAGTTTCGGCTGTCACGAAATATACAgggtttctggttgtttttttgttttgtttttgtttttctctagttCTCTCCGTATCCGTTTACGTATTTCGtctacacaacactgacacacactgacacacagacaggccgtgagatacacacaaacacgcacacacacacgactgatccTGCACtgctaataaaaaaaattctgcttATCAgcagccccctccacctcccccaatctctctttctatctctttataaattacgtgttgtttcttataaatatgatgctataaattacgtgttgtttcttataaatatgatgctataAATTACGTGGTGtatcttataaatatgatgctgtAAATTAcatgttgtttcttataaatatgatgcttattataatgttgtttcttttctcgttttttctatgaatttgttaacgtttactcattttttggggtcttcttcataccttttctttagacatgtttccctttcgagggctggagaaagcaattgtttgcttactctaatgctatcggaaataagatccattcattcatttatcattcatttattcctttcttccttccttcattctctctctctctctctctctctctctctcactcagtctatctctctcattaccatattcatatacattattgtcattaatgcaggtatcatgattatgtacttgtaaatgctactgtgcaattgagtgtatttgaatttcatgtatgtttttctataacattttgttatcttgtgaacattttgatttcatttctttttgccctgagggctggatgtaaaaaagcatatgcatgcttattccacttccctcattaaaaagattcgttcgttcgttcgttctctctcataATTCGAAAGTTAGCTCTCAGTGTAATGCTATTCCCGATTGAACAACAATGACActgaataacaacaacgacaaccaacaacacacacatacaaacaacacacactgaagctTAGAAGATGTTGCTATTATTTGTACCTCCCTCCgtcgctctccatctctctgtgatTACATCAAGTTGGTGccgggcgttttttttttttttttttctttcttttcttgttgctgtatttttcttcccccttcttctcccccttctccttgttttactttttttttttaatacaacgtTTTAGCTTGTTTTTGATGATTGATTTTGATAGCGCAAGGTGATAAGAACCTTGTAGCACATATCATCCTTTAACCACCAGCAGTAAAACATTCGAGTCCTCTCTCTGCCCATTGAAGGGGAAATAATTGAAAAGAAAGATGTTGCATCGAAGAAAGAAATGTTGCCTCCCTTAGTTTGCTTTCCCAATCCAACGTTTCAAActtatcaccacacacacgcgcacaccacgcacaccataccacaccacacacctatctatctgtctgtacacacacacacacacaatatatatatatatatatatatatatatatatatattaccagtGCGTATTTATGATCATCCTTAGAAAAAAAGAATCGATCGTTAAAAttgtcttcttccccttctctctcttctctatgccTCATTCCTCATTCTCTCCGATTTTTCACTTACAAttttctgccccctctcccccccccgccccccgatcccctcacccccgcctctctcagAACATTGCCGTTTCCACCTTATGCCATATGCATTTtactgttcagggcggggactggatgttaaaaagcactacttatctattatcttcgaaatatatatatttttttcaatattttttattcagacaaaggtttacagatacagaatttatatgttttgtgcattagaaagtatagggtaaacatataattaagttctaagtactgacaaatctataacagcaaaacaatatatgttcaatgtcaaagtttcaaggtagcattgaaaagcttaatcttgtatcaaacagttataaagtgcccatttttccacaaacttgttataatgttcaaaaaagacctcaaacaggcatatgaagtagacaagtatgcctttaacataactatggaatataacaagtttgcgaaataaaaaaaaaaaatgttttgtcttgtctattcttgtctctcacctctctctctttccgtgtacATGCATGTCTTGTAAACATTAAGATTGTCAGCATTCATGCGTGTTATTctttctggtctgtggtgcggtgtgtgttgtgtgtagtttgtttctttcattttgttcattcctATGCAATTTActgacaccatgcttgtgcctctgtgtgtgtgtgtgtgtgtgtgtgtgtgtgtgtgtgtgtgtgtgtgtgtgtgtgttcttttttcagatttttctttttttcttttttctcctctgttatgtatttctactaacacaataaagaatttgtcttgtcttctctctctctctctctctctctctctctctctctctctctctctctctctctctcaggttgaCGCACACATGCATCACTACATGCCCGCTCAACTGAatatacacacgcactcgcgTTTGGTTTTGTGCTTTTCAGGTGCTAACAGATGACATGTAGAAAGGGGTGGTGTAcaggaagatggtggtggtgatcaacaAAACTCAATCTAAAATTACTGATGATTGAACCTACCActttaaaggggggaaaaaaaatcaaatagacAATCTGGTTAAGTAAATGCTAGATTGCATTCTTGATGTTAAATcttggatgacattcaacaaagcAAAGTTAAATGATttacaaaactgaagctatgattatttcctcccTAAGAATGTTTTTCCTGACTCCTGTAGTTGGTGATGCCACAGCTCAACTTTTCCAAATCAGGGAAAGAGTCAGACGTGGATATCCTTGAAGAAGAAATAGGCATAGCTTTAGTTTTGTCATCTTTTAGTGCTATACAAATgcctattgttattattattattatttagtcattttttaaattttatttagtcatttatttatttatttattttcacagTAATGATGGCCCATCAAAGGGGGAAGAATTCAAAAGATAGATGTTGCACCGAAGGAGGAAGTTTTCCCTCCCTTAGTTCGTTTCGCTGAATCCAAACGCtgcctggattaaaaaaaaaagaagaaagaaagaaagaaagaaacaaacaaaaaaaccccaaccaaccaaacaaacaaaaaacaagaaaaaacccacaacaccttcatacacagacacagacgcagacagacaatttgtcagctagacagacagacagacacgcactgacgcacacacacacacacacacacacacacacacacacggcactcgcGCTTACGTTCCCCATATGTGAGTGAATTAGAATCTGAACACCGTGTTGGCTAGAAACATCGCATGGACGTATTTTGCATGAACAgaaagaactgtgtgtgtgtgtgtgtgtgtgtggaggggagggggggataaagtggtggtggtggtggtggtgataatctctctgtccgtctgtctaattttctttgtttctgtctgtctgtctttcttctctctctctctctctctgtgcccctgtctccCTCATCCGCCCTCTGTCTAAGCTTTTTGGACCACATCATAGCTTTCGACTGTCCATTTTAGTTCCAAATTAATAAACGAGAAAcccgtttaaaaaacaacaacatatctatctaactatctgtctatctatctatctatcgtttgGTActt encodes:
- the LOC143279693 gene encoding uncharacterized protein LOC143279693, with product MSDTKLEYGAGCTEACKETPCGCAVTGCKCTGDCKCPSCRCNCADGNCKCRQGCTGPSTCKCDPSCSCKN